The DNA region TGCGGACATCAGCATAGGAGGCGTCCCAGACCTGCCCGTTGCTACCGGTAGTGCGCTGGAAATTTGTATCATGCAGCACGATGAGTGTGCCGTCTCCAAGCTGCTGCACGTCGATTTCTGCCTGATCCGCGCCGTCACTGATCGCCTGTTCAAGCGCGGCAACCGTGTTTTCCGGCGCAAAGAATCCACCCGCCCGATGTGCGACAATCTGTGGATTCTCCCATAGCAGCCGCGGAAACGGGCCGCCTATTTCCGATTCGCTGGCAAAGATCAAAAAGACAAGGGTAAACAGGGCAAATGCTGTCCGTTTCAGAATGCCTATGAACCCTGTCTTTTTCCCTGGGACGGCCGACGGGCGCTTTTCCTGCCGGCAGGCATGGTACAGCACGACGGTGACAGCGCACAAAAATACCGAGGCGAGAGTGGCGGCTGCGATAGTCCCCGCGCGCTGAAAGGCAATAAAATAGAATTGGAACTGCGCATGTGCCTGTGCCAGAGGATAAAACGCCCTTGTATATCCGGCCAGCAGCAGGACTGCGGCCGCTGCGGCGAACGCCAGAACAGCGGTAAAAACAGCAGCGAAGCAGAGCAGCATGCCAAAGATGCGCAGATTTTTTTTGCGCAGCAGGCGACTGCTTTCCCGCCAGGAATCAAGGAAGGATGCGCCGGCTAAGAACATCGCGGGAAAACCAAACAGATAGCGAAACAGGATCAGATTGCAGAGAAGGACCACGCCCGCATAGAGCAAGGTCAGCAGGGGCGCCGCGCGGATATAATCCAGGACGAATTCCGGGAGGCGTATGTTTTGCAGCCAGCCGCTGGAAAGGGAGAATGCGGAGAGGAGAAGCGGAGGGAAAAGCAGCAGCACACCGGCCCGCTTCATCCGGAAAAGGCTGGCGGTGCGCAGGAGGCTTTCCCTCCAGAGCCCCAGGAAAGTGAGATCCCGCCGCTGCCAGCCGGATTCACAGTACAAAAACAGCACAATGATTTCAAAAAGCAGATAGAAAGCCAGCAAAAGCAGGAGCCCGGCGGCCAACAGCAGCGCCAGCGGGGAGCGCAGGATTAGCCCCAGATTCTGCGGCCCCAGATAGGGAATACCCGCCAGCTTGGGGAGCTTTTCCATCTGGGACTGGAGAAAGGGAAACAAAATGCCGAATCCAGCCGTTTTATAAAGCACTTCAAAGCAGAGCAGCTTATCCCATCCGCGCAGGACAACGCCAAAAATCTCCGCCAGTTTTTCACGCATCTGAATCCCTCCTCAGTGTGTCGAAACCCATTGCCGGATCATTGAAATGAGTCTGTCCTATCTTTCCCAAAGCAGCAGAGAAATACCGGCTTCACGGGGACTTTTCCGAAAAAAGAAAAAGACCTTGCAGATGGGCTTTTAAAGCCAATCTACAAGGTCTTGGTGCGGCAGATGGGACTTGAACCCACACGCTCGCGCACACGCCCCTCAAACGTGCCTGTCTGCCGATTCCAGCACTGCCGCAAAGAAGGGAAAGAACCGTCGGAAAACGCGCGAGCTTCACTCGACGAATTACATCTTATCATATTGAAGGAGGCGTGTCAAGGACAAATTTGATTTTCTTGGAGAATTTGGAAAACCTGGCTGGCCGCGGCAGGAGTTTTACAAAAAAGCAGCACTATAATGGAAGGACGCCCAAATGTGTAAAGATGCTATGACACTATGTATAATTTGTGAAGAGTGCGTGAAATGCCGAGATTTTGCAGGCAAATGGATGCATATTTTTCGGCCTCGAGACGAATATACAGTTGATAAACCGTTGAAATGGTTGGGGATATCATGTGAATTCGCGGCCGATTGGGCGGACAGAGCTGTGGAAAACTCGGTGGAAAGTGTTTATAACTGTTTGTATACTCCTATTTTTTACATTTTGTTCATTTTGCGCAGGGGCCCGCCTGTTTACAATTGTGGAAGAGTTGTTGTATAATTAACCGATACGACGAATGCTTGTCCATCCTGGGCAGGCCGCATGAGATTTAGGGAGAAATTGCCATGTCAGACAGACCGATTAAAATAAACCGCGGGCCAAAAAAGAATTCCATTTGGCCGGTGCTGGGGTTGATTGGCGCCGCGATTGCCATTGCGCTGATCATCGCTTTCGTATGGCAGAGTATGGCCGGGGGAGCGCAGGCGCAGTCAAGCGGGCCCAGCTCCTCGCCGGCGTCTTCGAGCAGCCCTCCGCCGAGCACGCCGGAAGAATCCTCCGCGGCGCCGTCCTCTTCGGAACCGGAAGAGGAGGAACTGCTGGTCTTTGATGGGGCAGTACCCGAAAGCGAGCGCGTGAAAAGCACCTATTTTGACGACGCTGTTTTTGTGGGCGATTCAATCACAACCGGCATCGACCTCTATGGCGTGATGAAAAACACCGACGTGCTGGCGGATACCGGTGTAAACCTCGGCTCGGTCTACACCAAGGAAGCGGTTAAGCAGGAGGACGGAACCCGGATCCCCATCATGGACGCGCTCGGGCAGAAACAGTATGCAAAGGTATACATCATGCTGGGCGGCAACGAAGTACGTGACGAAGACCAGCAGACCTTCATCAGCCGCTATGGAAAACTCATTGACGACGTGCGTGAAATCCAGCCGAACGCGCTCGTCTACGTCCAGTCGATCCTGCCGGTGACCCTGAACAATCAGTATAATATGAACAACGACAAGATCGACACTTTTAATGCCGCGCTGCTTGAACTCTGCAAGGAGAAGGGCGTCTACTATCTGAATGTCGCGGAGAAGTTTAAGGATGAAAACGGCCGGCTGCCGGACGCGGCATCCCCGGCGGATGGCATGCATTTCGGCCCGGATTACTATCAGATCTGGTTCACCTATCTCAAGACCCATGTCGTAGGCATGCCGCCGGCGGCTTCTTCTGAACCGGAAGACCTGGCGGCGGAAACAAGCAGCTCCTTCCCAGAGCCGGGAGCGGAGCTGGAAACGGTTGAATAAGGAGACGATTGCAATGAGAAAACTGATATCAGGAATTTTGGCGATTGCCGCGTGTGCGGCGCTGCTGGCCGGCTGCGGCGGAAAGGAAGCGGACTCCGGTAAACAGCCCGCGGCGGCGGACGTGGTCAAGGCGGTTGCGGATGAGCTTACCTTTAAAGATGCGATGATCACACTGGAAGACGACATGGTTGAAAATATCTACAACCTGGATATGGAAAAGATTGCAGACAAATCCTGCTACATCAGCGGCAGCCGTGCAACGGCCGAGGAGGTTTCGGTTTTTCAGGTGAAGGACTCCGCTGACCTGCAGATGGTGAAAGATGCGGTTGCAGAACGCATCGACGACCAGAAGCATGCCTATGAAAGCTACAATCCGGGGGAGATGGTCAAAATCAACGGTGCGGTCACTCTCACGCATGGCAATTATGTGATCCTCGTCATGGCGGACGACACCTCCAAAGTGGAAGAAACCTTTAATGCGCAGTTCTGAACATGCTCCGCAGGCCCCCTCCCCGTCCGGGAAGGGGGCCTTTTTGTATGTTTTGGGTAAAAAAGACGTAAAAAGGCGGGATTTGTTCAAAAAACCCCGATTTGACCAGTTTTCGACAAATAGTTAATTTTATTGCCGGATAACGCGAAAATGCGCTTGCATTCGTCTGGGGTTGTGCTATAATAGATAAGGCGTAAAACGGGCGGCGGCCTGTAAGAAATCTGCCGGAATTGAATTTTTGGAGGTGTAGATGTGAACCCTGACCCTGGAAGTAGTTGTCCAGTTCGACAACGCGTGATCAGAAAAGAGAATATCGGCAGGGGCACATCCAACCGCTAAGACCGTACCCCTGCGGAAAAGGGGTATTACGATGCTTAACTTCTACAAAACCGTTGACAATCGTATTATCAGGATCGACGCCCCCGAAACCGGCTGCTGGATCTGTGCCATCAGCCCTTCGGAAGCGGAGATCGCCTACCTCACCGGCGACCTCGAGATCGAGCCGGATTTCGTGCGTGCCGCGCTCGACGAAGAGGAAAGCTCCCGCATCGAGAGTGAGGAAGGCCAGACGCTGGTGATTGTTGACTACCCGGTGGCTGATCAGCAGGATGACGAAAACAAAACCATCCTCTACACCACCATGCCAATGGGAATCATTATGACGCGGGACTATGTCCTGACCGTCTGCCTGCGGGAAAACCTGCTCATCAGCGAAATGGCGGAAGGCCGTGTCAAAGGCCTGCAAACCTCGCTGAAAACGCGTTTCCTGCTCTTAACCCTGCTGCGGATCGCCGCGCGCTTTCTGCAGTACCTCAAGCAGATCGACAAAATCTCCTCAATGACCGAAACACGCCTGCATCAGTCGATGCGCAACAAGGAGCTCATCCAGCTTCTGGGCTTGGAAAAATCGCTTGTGTTTTTCTCCACATCGCTCAAGTCCGATGAGATCACGCTCGAGAAAATCCTGCGCGGCCGGATTATCAAGCTGTATGAGGAGGACGAGGACCTGCTGGAAGATGTGCTCATCGAGGTCAAGCAGGCGATCGAAATGTGTAATATCTATTCGAATATCCTTTCCGGGACGATGGACGCCTTCGCGTCGGTCATCTCGAATAACCTCAATATCGTCATGAAGGTGCTCACCGCCATCACCATCGTCATGGCCATCCCCAATATGGTGTTCAGCTTCTTCGGCATGAACGTGGTGGATCTGCCGTTGCCGTATTCGTGGTTTCCAATCGCGCTGTCGCTCGGGCTTTGCGGGATTGCGGCGCTTATCCTCTGGAAAAAGAATATGTTCCGATAAAAAACATCCCCCGGGTAAGCCGGGGGGTGTTTTTTGTGCGTTTCGCCGCGCCCATGGCATTGCGCCCTCCGCGCGCTCGGGGAACGCGCCCTTCGCGCGGCTGGGGAACGACGCGCCCTTCGCGCGGCTGGGGAACGCGCCCTCCGCGCGCCCGGGCCCCATTTCTTGCTCGTGCAAGAAATGGGGGAAAGAACACGCGCGGGGTATCCCCGCGACCCCGCGCCGCTTCGATGGCGGTGTGCGGGGTGAGCCCCGCATCCGCCATAGGCGGCGCAGCCGCTCGAAGAAAAGCTGGGTGCGCCGCGCGCTGGTGCTTCGCAAGGCGCGCGGGACCATTATCGCTTTGGGTAAGGCTTCTGGATCGCGGTACGGCCCAAAATGTAATCGGTGGATGTGCCAAGCTCGTCGGCGATGTTCTCCAAGAGTTCAATCCGCATGCGTCTCCGTCCGGTTTCGTAGCTTGCATAGGTTGAACCGGCCATGCCGAGCCGTTCACCAATATCATCTTGTGTCAACTTTTTATCTTTGCGCAGTTCCTTTAAAATGTCGCTGTTAACCGGCATTGCTATCGCTCCAATCGTAAAAATCTTGTCACCAGTTGCCATGTTTACAATTAGAGCATGTCATGTTACAATAGTTTTAATTCCTGTCACCATATGACAAGAAACGGAGGGAGTAGCAATGGAAAGAGATCCTTATTTCAGATTATTCAGTCGTGTAACGGAAGTGGAGGATACGTTAGAGCGGATCATGCAGATTCCGGGGATACCGATGGAAGCGCAGCGGGCGCTGGGGGTGACGGTGGAGGATCTGCGGGACGCGCAGCGGGAGTCGGAGGAACTTTATATAAACAAAGAACCGGAGGACCGCTGAGAGCGGTTCTCCGGTTTTTCGATCGGTTTGTC from Anaerotruncus rubiinfantis includes:
- a CDS encoding GDSL-type esterase/lipase family protein; this translates as MSDRPIKINRGPKKNSIWPVLGLIGAAIAIALIIAFVWQSMAGGAQAQSSGPSSSPASSSSPPPSTPEESSAAPSSSEPEEEELLVFDGAVPESERVKSTYFDDAVFVGDSITTGIDLYGVMKNTDVLADTGVNLGSVYTKEAVKQEDGTRIPIMDALGQKQYAKVYIMLGGNEVRDEDQQTFISRYGKLIDDVREIQPNALVYVQSILPVTLNNQYNMNNDKIDTFNAALLELCKEKGVYYLNVAEKFKDENGRLPDAASPADGMHFGPDYYQIWFTYLKTHVVGMPPAASSEPEDLAAETSSSFPEPGAELETVE
- a CDS encoding glycerophosphodiester phosphodiesterase family protein, with the protein product MREKLAEIFGVVLRGWDKLLCFEVLYKTAGFGILFPFLQSQMEKLPKLAGIPYLGPQNLGLILRSPLALLLAAGLLLLLAFYLLFEIIVLFLYCESGWQRRDLTFLGLWRESLLRTASLFRMKRAGVLLLFPPLLLSAFSLSSGWLQNIRLPEFVLDYIRAAPLLTLLYAGVVLLCNLILFRYLFGFPAMFLAGASFLDSWRESSRLLRKKNLRIFGMLLCFAAVFTAVLAFAAAAAVLLLAGYTRAFYPLAQAHAQFQFYFIAFQRAGTIAAATLASVFLCAVTVVLYHACRQEKRPSAVPGKKTGFIGILKRTAFALFTLVFLIFASESEIGGPFPRLLWENPQIVAHRAGGFFAPENTVAALEQAISDGADQAEIDVQQLGDGTLIVLHDTNFQRTTGSNGQVWDASYADVRSLEAGSHFSPTFTGEPIPTLEEMLTAAKGRIGLMIELKSTGHETKLVESTLELIQKHGMRQQCSIASMDLNILARTKALMPEMQTVYICALLVSDRYDLPNVDCYSVETSSLSAGMVAQIHAEGRMVYGWTANSTKTLAKLLYCEVDGLVTDNIILAEYCIENNGENLLLDAVTGLFF
- a CDS encoding magnesium transporter CorA family protein codes for the protein MLNFYKTVDNRIIRIDAPETGCWICAISPSEAEIAYLTGDLEIEPDFVRAALDEEESSRIESEEGQTLVIVDYPVADQQDDENKTILYTTMPMGIIMTRDYVLTVCLRENLLISEMAEGRVKGLQTSLKTRFLLLTLLRIAARFLQYLKQIDKISSMTETRLHQSMRNKELIQLLGLEKSLVFFSTSLKSDEITLEKILRGRIIKLYEEDEDLLEDVLIEVKQAIEMCNIYSNILSGTMDAFASVISNNLNIVMKVLTAITIVMAIPNMVFSFFGMNVVDLPLPYSWFPIALSLGLCGIAALILWKKNMFR
- a CDS encoding helix-turn-helix domain-containing protein — translated: MPVNSDILKELRKDKKLTQDDIGERLGMAGSTYASYETGRRRMRIELLENIADELGTSTDYILGRTAIQKPYPKR
- a CDS encoding DUF4358 domain-containing protein, coding for MRKLISGILAIAACAALLAGCGGKEADSGKQPAAADVVKAVADELTFKDAMITLEDDMVENIYNLDMEKIADKSCYISGSRATAEEVSVFQVKDSADLQMVKDAVAERIDDQKHAYESYNPGEMVKINGAVTLTHGNYVILVMADDTSKVEETFNAQF